One part of the Negativicoccus succinicivorans genome encodes these proteins:
- a CDS encoding ArnT family glycosyltransferase, giving the protein MNGSLWRKYGGLFLLALITLCAFNWNLPVTDPVESNYALTAKEMVLAGNWISPQIYGHYWFDKPIFAYWLLEISYALFGFGDFASRLPGAVMGAATVVMTGVLGECFWRRKDAYWYSGLFLLTTFAFWVLSRGVVTDPALLLWTAVTMYGAYRGLTEDSRRCMTLAYAGAGLAVLTKGPVGLVLPGLILLVWLAVTPDARRWKRLFDPAGIAVFFLVSAPWYVTMYMVHGADFIEGFLGLHNITRATVSEHPEDNHWYYYLLILPLSALPWTPLALREIVRRRWDTSAAYRFCAVWTAVTLFFYTAMATKYITYTYIAILPLVLLAVRAWLRAVDSGRNTYDAWLTVPAFFMVALYLGATAYSQRSLIGLAAVLLIFFAYTLWRSRRNGSRAGLFARVAWMLVIASLLLTAEGLPSVLRDRSTEELASAWAAEPGVHYCYRSYTTSFPFYAGIVPILADRDEERNAVWAGKYTMPQVTEEELVTALERGEEMTLLVPRSQRKHFAKESYAHLVRLKESFHSGDIYMNTASLRSPTEG; this is encoded by the coding sequence ATGAATGGATCATTATGGCGCAAGTACGGCGGCCTGTTTCTGCTGGCGCTGATCACGTTGTGCGCGTTTAATTGGAATTTGCCGGTGACGGATCCGGTGGAGTCCAACTACGCTCTGACGGCGAAAGAAATGGTGTTGGCGGGGAATTGGATATCGCCGCAGATTTACGGTCATTACTGGTTTGATAAACCGATTTTCGCGTATTGGCTGCTGGAAATTTCCTACGCGCTGTTCGGGTTCGGCGATTTCGCGTCGCGTTTGCCCGGCGCGGTCATGGGGGCGGCGACGGTCGTGATGACGGGCGTTTTGGGTGAATGTTTTTGGCGACGCAAAGACGCGTACTGGTACAGCGGTTTATTTTTGCTGACGACATTTGCGTTTTGGGTGCTCAGTCGCGGCGTGGTCACGGATCCGGCGCTGCTTTTGTGGACGGCGGTGACGATGTACGGCGCGTATCGCGGCTTGACGGAAGATTCGCGTCGCTGCATGACGCTCGCGTACGCGGGCGCGGGTTTGGCCGTACTCACCAAAGGGCCGGTGGGGCTTGTGCTGCCGGGTTTGATTTTATTGGTTTGGCTCGCCGTGACGCCCGACGCGCGCCGCTGGAAACGCCTGTTTGATCCGGCGGGTATCGCTGTGTTTTTCCTCGTATCGGCGCCCTGGTACGTCACGATGTACATGGTGCACGGCGCGGATTTTATTGAGGGCTTCCTGGGTCTGCACAATATTACGCGGGCCACGGTTTCCGAACATCCCGAGGATAATCACTGGTATTATTACTTGCTGATTTTACCGCTTTCGGCGCTGCCGTGGACGCCGTTGGCGTTGCGGGAGATCGTGCGCAGGCGTTGGGATACGTCGGCGGCGTATCGTTTCTGCGCGGTTTGGACTGCGGTCACGTTATTCTTTTACACGGCGATGGCGACCAAGTACATTACGTATACGTACATCGCGATTTTGCCGCTGGTGCTGCTCGCCGTACGCGCCTGGTTGCGCGCAGTCGACAGCGGCCGCAACACGTACGACGCGTGGCTCACGGTGCCCGCGTTTTTCATGGTGGCCTTGTATCTCGGCGCAACGGCTTACTCGCAGCGCTCGCTGATCGGCTTGGCCGCCGTGCTTTTGATTTTCTTCGCGTACACGTTGTGGCGCAGTCGTCGCAACGGTTCTCGCGCAGGTCTTTTCGCGCGGGTCGCGTGGATGCTGGTGATCGCCTCTCTTTTGTTGACGGCGGAAGGATTGCCGTCGGTGCTGCGTGATCGGAGCACGGAAGAACTCGCGTCGGCGTGGGCCGCGGAGCCGGGCGTTCACTACTGCTACCGCTCGTACACGACCTCGTTCCCGTTTTATGCGGGGATCGTGCCGATCCTTGCCGATCGCGACGAAGAGAGAAATGCGGTATGGGCGGGTAAGTACACGATGCCGCAAGTGACGGAGGAAGAGTTGGTGACGGCGCTGGAGCGCGGTGAGGAAATGACGCTGTTGGTGCCGCGTTCGCAGCGCAAGCACTTCGCGAAAGAATCGTATGCGCACCTCGTACGGTTGAAAGAAAGTTTTCATTCCGGTGATATTTACATGAATACGGCTTCGTTACGAAGTCCGACGGAGGGATAA
- a CDS encoding PFL family protein codes for MLDIEDILATRRMFEENRLDVRTVTLGVSLRGCIDRNGETMCQKIYDHICRVAENLVPTAEAISREYGVPIINKRVAVTPISLIAEASDLTGYVPVAQALDRAAKTCGIDFIGGFSALVQNGITRGDQILLDSVPEALATTDRVCSSIGIGSTKSGINMDAVRQIGEIIKKTAALTADNGALGCAKLVAFCNPVEDNPFMAGAFHGVTQGDLAVHVGVSGPGVVKRALEEVRGESFDVVAETIKETAFMVTRVGQLVAQVAAERLRAPFGIIDLSLAPTSEIGDSVAKILEEMGLESCGAPGTTAALALLNDAVKKGGMMAASRVGGLSGAFIPVSEDLGMIEAVERGSLTLEKLEAMTCVCSVGLDMIAVPGDTSAATLAAILADEAAIGMINNKTTATRLIPVPGKKVGDLVEFGGLLGYAPVIAVNRFDASEFIARGGRIPAPVRSLTN; via the coding sequence ATGCTGGATATTGAAGATATTTTAGCCACTCGCCGCATGTTTGAGGAAAATCGTCTGGACGTGCGCACCGTCACGCTCGGCGTTTCCCTGCGCGGCTGCATCGACCGTAACGGCGAAACAATGTGCCAAAAAATCTACGATCACATTTGTCGCGTCGCGGAAAATCTCGTGCCGACCGCGGAGGCGATTTCCCGTGAATACGGCGTGCCGATCATCAACAAGCGCGTCGCCGTCACACCGATTTCGCTCATCGCGGAGGCGAGCGACCTGACCGGTTATGTGCCGGTCGCGCAGGCCTTGGACCGTGCCGCGAAAACGTGCGGCATCGATTTTATCGGCGGCTTTTCCGCGCTGGTGCAAAACGGCATCACGCGCGGCGATCAAATTTTACTCGATTCCGTTCCGGAAGCGCTGGCGACCACCGATCGCGTCTGCTCCTCCATCGGCATCGGCTCGACGAAATCGGGCATTAATATGGATGCCGTTCGACAAATCGGCGAAATCATCAAAAAAACGGCCGCTTTGACCGCCGACAATGGCGCTTTAGGTTGCGCCAAACTCGTCGCGTTCTGCAATCCGGTCGAAGACAATCCGTTCATGGCGGGCGCGTTCCACGGCGTAACGCAAGGCGATCTCGCCGTTCACGTCGGCGTCTCCGGTCCGGGCGTTGTCAAACGGGCGCTTGAAGAAGTGCGCGGCGAATCGTTTGATGTCGTCGCGGAAACGATCAAAGAAACGGCGTTCATGGTCACTCGCGTCGGTCAGCTCGTCGCGCAGGTAGCGGCGGAGCGTTTGCGCGCGCCGTTCGGCATCATCGATCTGTCGCTTGCGCCGACCAGTGAAATCGGTGACAGCGTCGCCAAAATCTTGGAAGAAATGGGTCTCGAAAGCTGTGGCGCGCCGGGCACGACGGCCGCGCTCGCGCTCTTAAACGACGCCGTGAAAAAAGGCGGCATGATGGCCGCCAGTCGTGTCGGAGGCCTCTCCGGCGCGTTCATTCCCGTCAGCGAAGACCTCGGCATGATCGAAGCGGTCGAACGCGGCTCCTTGACGCTGGAAAAATTGGAAGCGATGACCTGCGTCTGCTCGGTCGGTCTTGATATGATCGCCGTCCCCGGCGACACCTCGGCCGCGACGCTCGCCGCGATTTTGGCGGATGAAGCGGCGATCGGCATGATCAATAACAAAACCACCGCCACCCGTTTGATTCCGGTGCCCGGCAAAAAAGTCGGCGACCTGGTCGAATTCGGCGGCCTGTTAGGATACGCGCCCGTCATTGCTGTCAATCGTTTCGACGCGTCGGAGTTCATCGCTCGCGGCGGCCGTATTCCCGCGCCGGTGCGC
- a CDS encoding ACT domain-containing protein has translation MKRVVITVLGVDRVGIIAAVTKVLAEQKINVLSINQTILDGFFNMVLMGDMTDAELDMQTLQKQFADLGENMGLDIRAQLADVFYKMHRV, from the coding sequence ATGAAACGGGTAGTGATAACGGTGCTCGGCGTGGATCGCGTCGGCATCATCGCGGCAGTCACCAAAGTGCTCGCCGAACAAAAGATCAATGTGTTGTCGATCAATCAAACTATTTTAGACGGTTTCTTCAACATGGTGCTGATGGGCGACATGACGGATGCGGAACTGGATATGCAAACCTTACAAAAACAGTTCGCGGATCTCGGTGAAAATATGGGGCTGGATATTCGCGCGCAACTCGCCGATGTGTTTTATAAAATGCACCGCGTGTAG
- a CDS encoding exodeoxyribonuclease III — protein MHYVSWNVNGLRAAVRKGFMERFDEFAADAVCLQETKMQAHQMELDLPGYYQFWNSAVKKGYSGTAIFTKHEPLHVSYGIAIEEHDQEGRVITLEYPDHYLVTCYTPNSQRELARLDYRMTWEDAFRAYLLELNEEKPVVLCGDLNVAHKEIDLKNPKTNRRNAGFTDEERDMMTKLLDAGFTDSFRYLYPDAVDAYTWWSYFAKSRERNVGWRIDYFLVSDRLAPKIQEARIYPEVMGSDHCPVDIVLDLGR, from the coding sequence ATGCATTACGTATCTTGGAATGTAAACGGTTTACGCGCGGCTGTGCGTAAAGGTTTTATGGAACGATTCGATGAATTCGCCGCGGACGCGGTTTGTCTGCAGGAAACGAAAATGCAGGCGCACCAAATGGAGTTGGATTTGCCGGGCTACTATCAGTTTTGGAACAGCGCCGTCAAAAAAGGTTACAGCGGCACCGCCATTTTCACGAAACATGAACCGCTACATGTATCGTACGGGATCGCGATCGAAGAGCATGATCAGGAGGGGCGCGTGATTACGCTCGAATATCCGGATCATTACCTCGTCACCTGCTATACGCCGAACAGTCAGCGGGAGCTCGCGCGGCTCGACTACCGCATGACGTGGGAAGATGCGTTCCGCGCGTATTTGTTGGAGTTGAATGAGGAGAAGCCGGTCGTGTTGTGCGGCGATTTGAATGTGGCGCATAAGGAAATCGACTTGAAAAATCCGAAGACGAATCGTCGCAACGCCGGTTTCACCGATGAAGAACGCGATATGATGACGAAGTTGCTGGATGCCGGTTTTACCGATTCGTTCCGTTACCTGTATCCGGACGCGGTGGACGCGTACACGTGGTGGAGTTATTTCGCGAAATCGCGCGAACGCAATGTCGGGTGGAGAATTGATTATTTCCTGGTGTCGGATCGTCTGGCGCCGAAGATTCAGGAAGCGCGGATTTATCCCGAAGTCATGGGCAGCGACCACTGCCCGGTGGATATCGTGTTGGATTTGGGTCGTTGA